The following proteins come from a genomic window of Amaranthus tricolor cultivar Red isolate AtriRed21 chromosome 14, ASM2621246v1, whole genome shotgun sequence:
- the LOC130800427 gene encoding uncharacterized protein LOC130800427 codes for METLDPNSDFDLNSPNKRLKTETLALNPPVPSPIDKGKAPIIAENNDESEDDYVSSEISSPQNCGICFLEEGKTTRGLIDSCGHYFCFLCIIEWSKIESRCPLCRGRFSTIRRVRKDGSFIGEGSVRVPVRDQFYDPFGEPVDRYAQAKCGVCNGANDESLLLLCDLCDSPSHTYCVGLGATVPEGNWYCRDCALLQAEQEDNEMGYHGVASTVLDSGDELLSTSASVSIFDIVRDPLWKLSDSGTNRLLKLVSQDPTKFSASAIISDQRNNASDGLRGAKANLKPSADVLDESSARTLQNCRNVQRHINTLRENWDAVRSGSVSFSFALSDSFHHGSQQKNVVGTSSKKSCKLPTSSCDASHSKEPYNVDRAWKMMNLAKTPTNKSKISSKLAQNKAPKVTRDKFGRKCELSGRKDLMYPRLEKKHYDKVSEQPVQSLGIHQSTSIVSQAPLTSGSKHQKFCDPKFLERPREIQTITKAKFTDNRAYLASSEKLHGRLSSVDGSALSASLCGPITGGDDVSCSRLKKRKLSSVNQVWNSEMSASSKGQLRALAQADICCDETGLLSPANLGGRPSNLSDFPCSTSSYEPITSSYASLKKRTSCPGEVSNKINSKVMKDDEAKAEILSLVKLNLKLLTKNKQIGVDAFKEIARRSTHMILASCGFEHRKIVRSLPTLVCNHADQTQHRGRSTIVPSSCRECFYVFVNDVVNSILSEKLNDVG; via the exons ATGGAAACCCTAGACCCCAATTCCGATTTTGATCTAAATTCCCCAAATAAACGTTTGAAAACCGAAACCCTAGCTTTGAATCCTCCAGTTCCTTCCCCAATTGACAAAGGAAAAGCCCCAATTATTGCTGAAAACAACGACGAAAGTGAAGATGATTACGTATCTTCGGAGATCTCATCTCCACAAAACTGCGGTATTTGCTTCTTGGAGGAAGGAAAAACCACCAGAGGCCTTATTGATAGCTGTGGACATTACTTTTGCTTTCTCTGTATTATCGAATGGTCGAAAATCGAGTCTCGGTGTCCTCTGTGTAGAGGTAGGTTTAGTACTATTCGTCGAGTCAGGAAAGATGGGAGTTTTATTGGAGAAGGTTCTGTTCGTGTCCCCGTTCGTGATCAG TTTTATGATCCTTTCGGGGAGCCAGTTGACAGATACGCACAAGCAAAGTGCGGTGTTTGCAATGGTGCGAATGATGAGAGTCTTCTTCTATTATGTGATCTTTGTGACTCCCCTTCACATACTTATTGTGTTGGCCTTGGTGCTACTGTACCTGAGGGTAATTGGTATTGCCGGGACTGTGCTCTTCTACAGGCTGAACAGGAGGATAATGAAATGGGTTATCATGGGGTTGCTTCAACTGTTTTAGATAGTGGTGATGAACTATTGTCAACTTCAGCTTCAGTGTCAATCTTTGATATCGTGAGAGACCCGTTGTGGAAGTTATCTGACTCTGGTACCAACAGGCTTCTCAAATTGGTGTCTCAAGATCCTACCAAGTTTTCAGCCTCTGCTATCATCTCTGACCAGAGAAATAATGCTTCTGATGGATTGCGTGGTGCAAAAGCTAATCTGAAACCTTCAGCTGATGTGTTGGATGAATCAAGTGCTAGAACATTGCAGAATTGTAGAAATGTACAGAGACACATCAATACTTTACGTGAGAACTGGGATGCTGTTAGGAGTGGATCCGTGAGCTTCTCTTTTGCCTTGTCAGATTCATTTCATCATGGTAGTCAACAAAAGAATGTGGTTGGAACCAGTTCCAAAAAATCTTGCAAGTTGCCAACTAGTTCATGTGATGCCTCACATAGTAAAGAGCCCTATAATGTTGATAGAGCTTGGAAAATGATGAATCTTGCAAAGACACcgactaataaatcaaaaatttcatCTAAGCTTGCCCAAAACAAAGCACCTAAGGTGACGAGAGATAAGTTTGGACGGAAGTGTGAATTGTCTGGAAGAAAGGATCTAATGTATCCTAGATTGGAGAAGAAACATTATGACAAAGTAAGTGAACAGCCTGTTCAGAGTCTAGGAATTCATCAGTCGACTAGTATTGTCTCACAAGCTCCTTTAACATCTGGTAGTAAGCATCAGAAATTTTGTGATCCTAAATTTTTAGAAAGGCCTAGAGAAATACAAACAATTACGAAAGCAAAATTTACTGACAACAGAGCGTACTTAGCATCATCGGAAAAGCTGCATGGAAGACTCTCTAGTGTTGATGGTTCCGCTTTATCAGCATCTTTGTGTGGGCCAATAACAGGAGGTGATGATGTATCATGTTCTAGGTTGAAGAAGAGGAAATTATCTTCTGTGAATCAAGTTTGGAATTCCGAAATGTCTGCCTCCAGCAAGGGGCAGCTCCGAGCTTTAGCTCAAGCTGATATTTGTTGTGATGAAACTGGCTTGCTCTCTCCTGCAAATTTAGGAGGACGACCATCAAATTTATCTGATTTCCCCTGTTCAACATCTTCATATGAACCTATAACCAGTTCTTATGCATCTcttaagaaaagaacttcttgCCCAGGGGAAGttagtaataaaataaacagCAAAGTTATGAAGGATGATGAGGCAAAGGCTGAGATTCTGTCCCTAGTCAAGCTTAACCTGAAGCTCCTTactaaaaacaaacaaatag GTGTGGATGCATTCAAGGAAATCGCCAGGCGTTCAACTCATATGATTTTAGCTTCATGTGGATTTGAGCACCGGAAAATTGTTCGCTCCCTTCCAACTTTAGTTTGCAACCATGCCGATCAGACTCAGCATCGCGGCAGGTCTACAATTGTACCTAGTTCTTGTAGAGAGTGCTTCTATGTCTTTGTTAACGATGTCGTTAACTCAATCTTGTCTGAAAAATTGAATGATGTTGGGTAA
- the LOC130799205 gene encoding uncharacterized protein LOC130799205: MADAFFLHNHEQDHEFFTRNDVVVSEDCFIFDSIPYCFSDSSIEMSGPSNRSTFTDDIVGYQNNQLRCVIEQSHVVYMDNELILDDFDVNDSVVVNSSLGLGLLDDHVCVFDEVDSRLSRPHDSDGFNRRVVNNAFDWQREVNVLDERQVSTMRLVDPVDELWFSDFTFPRPDEEWIGEQRYLNWMVLLNEVELELYNLDESFHQHRIDYIDDIDNRTRDHQYDESLMSDDIVAGIQIPNIGRPPASNSVVEKLPWVVITKEDVVNEKAVCAVCTFQIEAGENAKQLPCSHLYHGDCIFPWLRIRNTCPVCRYELPTDDPAYERMKMMI, from the coding sequence ATGGCGGATGCTTTTTTCCTCCATAACCACGAACAAGACCATGAATTCTTCACTAGAAACGATGTAGTCGTCTCTGAAGATTGTTTCATTTTCGATTCCATACCTTACTGTTTCTCTGATTCATCCATTGAAATGTCTGGACCTTCTAATCGATCCACTTTCACCGACGACATTGTTGGATATCAAAATAATCAGTTACGTTGTGTTATTGAACAATCTCATGTTGTTTATATggataatgaattaattttggATGACTTTGATGTTAACGATTCAGTCGTCGTTAACTCgagtttagggttagggttactAGATGATCATGTTTGTGTATTTGATGAAGTGGATAGTCGATTGTCAAGACCTCATGATTCTGATGGATTCAACCGCAGAGTCGTTAATAACGCTTTTGATTGGCAAAGAGAGGTTAATGTACTTGATGAAAGGCAAGTTTCGACTATGCGATTGGTTGATCCTGTCGACGAATTGTGGTTTTCAGATTTTACTTTTCCAAGGCCGGACGAAGAATGGATTGGAGAACAGAGATATTTGAATTGGATGGTGTTATTAAACGAGGTAGAACTTGAATTATACAACTTGGATGAGTCATTCCATCAACATAGAATTGACTATATTGATGATATTGATAATCGAACTAGAGATCATCAGTATGATGAGTCGTTAATGTCTGACGACATCGTAGCAGGAATCCAAATTCCCAACATTGGGCGGCCCCCTGCTTCGAACTCTGTTGTTGAGAAGCTTCCTTGGGTGGTGATTACGAAAGAGGATGTGGTTAATGAGAAAGCTGTGTGTGCTGTTTGTACTTTTCAGATTGAAGCAGGGGAGAATGCAAAGCAATTGCCATGTTCACATCTTTATCATGGCGATTGTATCTTCCCTTGGCTTCGAATTCGAAATACTTGTCCTGTTTGTCGGTATGAATTGCCTACTGATGATCCTGCGTACgagaggatgaagatgatgatctaG